A single region of the Streptomyces virginiae genome encodes:
- a CDS encoding sirohydrochlorin chelatase, translated as MSHALLVIAHGSRDPRHAATVHALTGRVRALRPGLRVETAFLDFNTPTVGQALSSLYLSGVREVVALPLLLTRAFHAKSDIPAALAESTSRLPGLSVRVADVLGPSPLLLTALERRLSEAGLTPADRATTAVVLASAGSTDPEAIAVIAETAREWRRTGWCAVRPAFASAALPRTEDAVRALRAEGFERVAVAPYVIAPGRLPDRITAGAEAAGADVVADVLGAAPELARLLLHRFDAAAATTPARLPALSA; from the coding sequence ATGTCCCACGCCCTCCTGGTCATCGCCCACGGCAGCCGCGATCCGCGGCACGCGGCGACCGTGCACGCCCTCACCGGGCGCGTACGGGCGCTGCGGCCGGGGCTGCGCGTGGAGACGGCCTTCCTCGACTTCAACACCCCGACGGTGGGACAGGCGCTGTCCTCGCTCTACCTGTCCGGCGTACGGGAGGTCGTGGCGCTCCCGCTGCTGCTGACCCGCGCCTTCCACGCGAAGTCCGACATCCCGGCGGCGCTCGCCGAGTCGACCTCGCGCCTGCCGGGGCTGTCGGTGCGGGTGGCGGACGTCCTCGGGCCGTCCCCGCTCCTGCTGACGGCCCTCGAACGCCGGCTCTCCGAAGCCGGCCTCACCCCGGCGGACCGCGCCACCACCGCCGTGGTGCTCGCGTCCGCCGGCTCCACGGACCCGGAGGCGATCGCAGTGATCGCTGAAACCGCGCGGGAGTGGCGGCGCACCGGTTGGTGTGCCGTGCGGCCTGCGTTCGCCTCCGCCGCACTGCCCCGTACGGAGGACGCCGTACGGGCCCTGCGCGCCGAGGGCTTCGAGCGGGTGGCGGTGGCCCCGTACGTCATCGCCCCGGGCCGGCTCCCGGACCGCATCACGGCCGGCGCCGAGGCCGCGGGCGCGGACGTCGTCGCGGACGTCCTGGGCGCGGCCCCGGAACTGGCCCGACTGCTGCTGCACCGCTTCGACGCGGCCGCCGCCACGACCCCGGCCCGGCTGCCCGCCCTCAGCGCGTAG
- a CDS encoding antibiotic biosynthesis monooxygenase, with product MDTEKHQEDAEVTAIIAQKVLPGREREYETWQQGVNAAAAEYDGYLGVEVTPPTPLQPEWVVVYRYDSVPHLQAWINSSTRQGLLEVGDKYLDGPGTQQVVSGHAPAQNPLVTVVITHRVRPEHVEDFLAWQRRMTEEESRFEGFRGSEFFPPIEGVQEEWTTLYRFDNSEHLDAWLTSDRRRKVLSEGKDFDFKLRTIDNSFGSWFAFEENGREAPPPSVTKTAIAVWVGLYPTVVLLALATSPLGMPLWLGLLVGNLLSSLVMSFFTMPYYVNPLLGRWLRPSPDEPPARTNLIGMGIVTALLAFWVVVFYLVTTRIWTLP from the coding sequence GGAGTACGAGACGTGGCAGCAGGGCGTCAATGCCGCCGCCGCCGAGTACGACGGGTACCTCGGCGTCGAGGTCACTCCACCGACACCCCTGCAACCCGAATGGGTCGTGGTCTACCGGTACGACTCGGTACCCCACCTGCAGGCGTGGATCAACAGCTCGACCCGGCAGGGACTCCTCGAAGTCGGCGACAAGTACCTCGACGGCCCCGGAACCCAGCAGGTGGTCAGCGGCCACGCGCCCGCACAGAATCCGCTGGTGACCGTGGTGATCACCCACCGTGTCCGCCCTGAGCACGTCGAGGACTTCCTCGCATGGCAGCGCCGGATGACCGAGGAGGAGAGCAGGTTCGAAGGCTTCCGCGGGAGCGAGTTCTTCCCGCCCATCGAGGGGGTTCAGGAGGAGTGGACCACGCTGTACCGGTTCGACAACTCCGAGCACCTCGACGCCTGGCTGACCTCGGACAGAAGGCGCAAGGTCCTCTCCGAGGGAAAGGATTTCGACTTCAAACTGCGCACGATCGACAACTCCTTCGGCAGCTGGTTCGCCTTCGAGGAGAACGGCAGGGAAGCACCGCCGCCTTCGGTCACCAAGACCGCCATCGCGGTCTGGGTCGGCCTGTACCCGACCGTCGTGCTCCTGGCGCTCGCCACGTCACCGCTGGGGATGCCGCTCTGGCTGGGCCTGCTCGTGGGCAACCTGCTGTCGAGCCTCGTCATGAGCTTCTTCACGATGCCCTACTACGTGAACCCGCTCCTGGGGCGCTGGCTCCGCCCGTCGCCGGACGAACCACCGGCCAGGACCAACCTCATCGGCATGGGGATCGTCACCGCCCTGCTGGCCTTCTGGGTCGTGGTCTTCTACCTGGTGACCACCCGGATCTGGACCCTGCCTTGA